In Leucoraja erinacea ecotype New England chromosome 11, Leri_hhj_1, whole genome shotgun sequence, the following are encoded in one genomic region:
- the LOC129701867 gene encoding uncharacterized protein LOC129701867, with protein MGVLLSSRKSKLPTSGSDETLSGSKCTSKPDEFPSTQGTSNNYLAFAAFHQDPRTGGVLQSVSEYVVLNECSSAVERQQKKFNHNADNKNSVDLAQSSDILKGRRMSIKDNPGLIGRLMTLGSSFEPKAFKVEPGSILKAWGLRPSSNDPSLMDFLQLSTTDLSQLEQQIIHDGVQVSLMENNLEDPTDQSLVNEYPSTSDHYPSNFNIHQSEIQSSTRRKYVLASSTLENAGPTQLEHPMLNNPPKRNFPRLSGNPPSAAAPSGQTEGERSAGNIPYLTRRQRRVVDPQTQTEHLTSNITMHGRPKYSATITIDPVRMREKISLSNNPQQVRYYIQLIPTGIPVASSNESGPSECRPSNTVGLQQTQRHLAMSNIPCLKRHSVESEDQVRTIGLIISQASPEITEQGNSISNKLSKQKKHLE; from the coding sequence ATGGGGGTTCTACTGTCAAGCCGGAAGAGCAAGTTGCCCACAAGTGGATCAGATGAAACGCTAAGTGGTAGCAAGTGCACAAGCAAACCTGATGAGTTTCCATCTACCCAGGGGACATCCAACAATTACTTAGCATTTGCTGCATTTCACCAAGACCCGAGGACTGGAGGGGTTCTGCAATCTGTCAGTGAGTATGTTGTTCTTAATGAATGCTCTTCAGCTGTGGAAAGACAACAGAAAAAGTTCAATCACAATGCTGACAATAAAAACTCTGTAGATCTGGCCCAGTCTAGTGACATACTAAAGGGCAGGCGAATGTCAATCAAAGATAATCCAGGCCTGATTGGTCGCCTAATGACACTCGGCAGTAGCTTTGAGCCAAAAGCTTTCAAGGTGGAACCAGGCTCGATCCTCAAGGCATGGGGTTTAAGGCCAAGCAGCAATGATCCCAGTTTAATGGACTTTCTGCAGTTGAGCACTACTGACCTTTCACAACTGGAACAGCAGATCATCCATGATGGTGTGCAAGTAAGTTTAATGGAAAATAACTTGGAAGATCCGACAGATCAAAGCCTCGTCAATGAATATCCCAGCACATCAGaccattatccatccaatttcaATATTCATCAATCAGAAATTCAAAGTTCAACGAGAAGAAAATATGTTCTGGCATCTTCTACATTGGAAAATGCTGGTCCGACTCAACTAGAACATCCAATGTTGAACAACCCTCCCAAGAGAAACTTTCCACGACTTTCAGGAAACCCCCCATCTGCTGCTGCCCCTTCTGGTCAAACTGAAGGTGAAAGGTCAGCTGGTAATATCCCCTATCTTACACGAAGGCAGCGACGGGTAGTTGACCCGCAGACTCAAACAGAACATCTAACGTCAAACATCACCATGCATGGAAGACCAAAGTATTCAGCGACCATCACCATTGATCCTGTTCGAATGAGAGAAAAAATATCGCTCAGTAATAATCCTCAACAGGTGAGATATTACATTCAGTTAATCCCCACAGGAATCCCAGTTGCAAGTAGCAATGAGTCTGGCCCATCAGAATGTCGACCATCAAACACCGTCGGCCTTCAGCAAACACAACGCCATCTTGCAATGAGCAACATTCCTTGCCTGAAGAGACATTCTGTGGAGAGTGAGGATCAAGTGAGAACAATTGGTCTAATCATCAGTCAAGCTTCACCTGAGATCACTGAGCAGGGTAACTCAATTAGCAACAAGTTGTCCAAGCAGAAGAAACATCTCGAGTGA
- the LOC129701869 gene encoding cytochrome P450 26B1-like yields MVLVAVWPILVGIFTSVAPAVLLVTASIYLWHLRWQLSHDRSWLLPLPPGSMGLPIVGETLHWLLQGCEFHSSRRRQHGHVFKTHLLGRPVVRVSGAALLPPLLLEETSRVGVSWPRSAHDMLGPHSLANSSGHTHRARRKVYARVFSQAALDSYLPQIVKLVREAVTGWCARPGPVSVYPENKRLTLRIAAAALLGSLPSQEELTDLFTNMEQLSENIFTLPIDVPGSGYRKGIRARDKLHQYLGKVIEARRQAGVCEDQPGALGILARSSKEQGMDMGVQELTEAAVELMFAAFATTASAATSLVLQLIKHPAVVAKLREELQTRALGAGALLRDISRLRYLDNVVKEVLRVLPPVSGGYRVALHTFELAGFQIPKGWSVLYSIRDTHNTSPIFQDLEEFNPDRFDEDQMKSKNLRFHYLPFGDGVRRCLGKELAKLILKVFAIELVRVSHWELTTRTFPKMLLLPIVHPADGLQVRFFSSV; encoded by the exons ATGGTTCTGGTGGCAGTGTGGCCGATCCTGGTCGGCATCTTTACCTCAGTGGCTCCCGCCGTGCTGCTTGTGACTGCCAGCATCTACCTGTGGCATCTACGGTGGCAGCTGAGCCACGACAGGAGCTGGCTGCTTCCTCTCCCCCCCGGATCCATGGGACTGCCCATTGTCGGTGAAACTCTGCACTGGTTGCTGCAG GGCTGCGAGTTCCACAGCTCCAGACGCAGACAACATGGACATGTGTTCAAGACGCACCTTCTGGGGCGGCCGGTGGTGCGGGTGTCCGGGGCCGCgttgctgccgccgctgttgctggAGGAGACAAGCCGGGTAGGGGTCAGTTGGCCCCGCAGCGCCCACGACATGTTGGGGCCTCACAGTCTGGCCAATTCCAGCGGACACACGCACCGCGCCCGCCGCAAG GTCTACGCTAGAGTTTTCAGCCAGGCTGCTTTAGACAGTTACTTGCCGCAGATTGTGAAGTTGGTGAGAGAGGCTGTGAcgggctggtgtgcaaggccagGCCCAGTCTCCGTGTACCCCGAGAACAAGCGGCTCACGTTGAGGATAGCTGCAGCTGCGCTGCTCGGATCTTTGCCAAGTCAGGAGGAGCTGACTGACCTCTTCACCAacatggagcaactcagcgagaacATCTTCACGCTGCCCATAGACGTTCCGGGTAGCGGCTACAGAAAG GGTATCCGGGCTCGGGACAAACTCCACCAATACCTTGGGAAAGTCATAGAGGCGAGACGCCAGGCGGGTGTATGTGAAGACCAGCCCGGGGCGCTGGGCATCCTGGCGAGGAGCAGCAAGGAGCAGGGGATGGACATGGGGGTGCAGGAGCTGACG GAAGCCGCTGTCGAGCTGATGTTCGCTGCCTTCGCCACGACGGCCAGCGCCGCCACCTCACTGGTCCTGCAACTGATCAAACACCCGGCCGTGGTGGCCAAGCTGAGGGAAGAGCTGCAGACACGAGCACTCGGAGCCGGCGCGCTGCTTCGAGACATCAGCCGCTTGCGGTACCTGGACAACGTGGTGAAAGAGGTGCTGAGGGTGTTGCCCCCTGTATCCGGCGGCTACCGGGTGGCCCTGCACACCTTCGAGCTAGCG GGTTTCCAGATTCCCAAAGGTTGGAGTGTGTTGTACAGCATTCGTGACACACACAACACTTCTCCCATCTTCCAGGACCTTGAAGAATTCAATCCAGATAGATTTGACGAAGACCAAATGAAAAGCAAGAATCTTCGCTTCCATTACCTGCCTTTTGGAGATGGTGTTAGACGGTGCCTTGGTAAAGAGCTTGCAAAACTCATCCTGAAAGTCTTTGCGATTGAGTTGGTCCGCGTCAGTCATTGGGAGTTAACCACCAGGACCTTTCCCAAGATGCTATTGCTGCCAATCGTGCACCCTGCTGATGGACTACAAGTGCGGTTTTTCAGCTCAGTTTAG